Below is a window of Candidatus Poribacteria bacterium DNA.
AAGAAACGTTGCTAACTTTTCACACTCCGGTTTTCCATTTTTCGCTTTTACTCGACAATTATAATTTTGGAGAATCGCATTATAGAAGGGAATGTCGGTGTACCCCTCAACATAAACAAGGATTTCTGAAAAAAAAAGATATTCTGCGGATAACCCCGATGGGGTTCGGGAAAACGACATTAACTTTCTCACACCAACTCTATCACTTTATCCTGAAATTTGCCAACAATATCGGGGGAGTGCATGGCGACGATTATCTGTTTCTGTCCGCCGAGTGTTACCAGAGATTCCAACAGTTTCTCCTGCCAAGTGACGTGGAGTGACAATTCCGGTTCATCCGCGATATAAACCACTGGCTCATCAACCTTAAGTAAAGCTTCAGTGAGTAAAATTAGAATCTGTTTTTCACCTGAAGAGAGATAGTGCCAATTTAGGTCTGAAGACGAAGGAGAGTCAATTTTTAAATTACCATTCTCATCAACCTTAACGAACGTACCATTCATGAACGAATTAACAGTTTCTCCATGACTGCTCAAAAACATATTAACAATTTCTTCATAACGTCGTAAAGGTGCGAAGATTTTCTCTCTATCTTCTTCAAGTTTCCTCGCATATTCCACCATAGTTTTCGTTCGATCAATAAGCGGAAGCACAAGTATGTCCTCCATTCCAAAAACACCAGGATTTTCGCGAATACGTTTCACCACTTTCTCTGCAGCAGCAAAATGCTCATTAATCCTATTGTGTATCTGTTTGTTTAAGAGCCCGGATGCTTCAAAAGCTCTAAGTAATTGAACCTTTTCCGCTTCCGTTGGCAATGAAGGAGTCAAATCCAGCCGATCAAACTCTTTACTATAAAGAATTATCGATAGGACTTGATGTTCAAATGCCTTGTAACGTTCAGAAAGTTGCGCGTTTAAACGAGAGTGATAGTGGAAGAGTTCTTCTAACAATTCCTCAAGTCGTAAGTCGACCGACTCCAAATCCTGTGTTCTGGTATATCGTTCTTCTTCATTTTCTCTTACAGGTAAACGACGGTTTACAGGAAGCCAAATCAAAGAAACTGAGGCAGTTAATTCGCTATCAAGATCCTTTGATAGCATGTTCCTGATAACGTTATCTCTTTGATGAAAATACTGGAGAGAGGAAGGAATGGGCTTTCCGTGAAAAAAAAAATTGGTAGGGAACCTTTGTTCTTTCGGCCCTACTTTGAGTTTCAAAAATTCATCTCCAATATCAAACCTAATAGTGCGGACAGAATTACCTTTGAAACTTCTCAGTCCGATTTTTACATGCTCAAAGCTAACCTTTAAGATACTGAGTAGATCGCCTGATAATATAGTATGGAGGAGATTCAAAATAGTGGTTTTGCCAGAACCGTTCGGACCTATCAGTACATTCACATCCCTGTTAAAGGTTAGATCGATGTCTCGGTAACCCCATAAATTAGTTATCTTAAGAGACTCAATAAAATATTTACGCATGACACGTCCCCTGTTGTTTAACGACAAACCTTTAAAAACTTTTAATCCCGCCCTGTTGCAATCAATTGCTAAGATTATAGCACATTTGACCAGAAAAGACAAAAATTAGATTGTAACGCTGGAACAGCATGCCTCACTCGGCATCCAACCGAGCGGATATTTCCAGAAATCCATTCTCACTGAATACCAATTGGAAGATGCCTTGCCGTCTGGAACCGTCGCAGACGACAGTAAGCAATTTTTTGAGCAAATGCAACCTCGGCCACATCATACATAGCCATTTGTCATGTCGTTCCAAGTCTTCGTTATCAACGGGTGCATTCTCGGTGAGCCATTGCTGCATCAGTGGGCTGTTTACATTGTCGTTGTAAACCCAACCCTCGTTGCCGGTGTTGTAGGGTGGGTTGGTGTAGATGCATTTGACACGGTTGGCATAGCGCGGGAGTAGTGCTTTGAGGGCATGCAGATTGTCGCCGTGGATGATGAGGTTGTCGTCTGTGTCGGTTGGATTGCAGTGAGAGTTATTTGCAGGTTTACCATAAAAAATATTATAGTGATCCCTTCAATTATACACGCTTATAGTTTGATTGTCAATCCTGAAATTCACTGAGAATAGATCGCGATTCGGAGATCGCTCCTACTGAGAATGGCGGTCAGCGGTGTAGTTATTTTTATTGCCGTTGGGTAAGTTCTATGCCAAAAAACGGTGGTAGATAAGGGTTGTGAGGATTTTGTAACCCGCTTTGAGAGTACCAGTGAAGGTGCCAGTGATTTTAGAGACCCCAATTCGCTTGCGATAGCGAACCGGAATTTCACACACAGGGATTCCCTGTTTCGCGGCTTTGAGTTGCATCTCGACCGTCCATCCGAAGGTTTTGTCCTGCATGTTCAAAGCGAGAAGCTGCGGGTACCGGATCGCTCGAAAGGGTCCTAAATCTGTATAACGCACGCCGTAGAGGCACTTTATCAAGAAACAGGCAAGCCAATTGCCGAACCGCGCTTGGGGTAACAACACATCACGTGCGCTGTCCGCGCTTCTCGCTCCAACGACAAAGGCGGTGTTGCCTTCAAGTATCGGGTGGAGGAGCTGCGGCATGTCTGTCGGATAGTCGCTATAGTCGCCATCAAGAAAAACGACGATATCCGGCTCGGTCGTCGTGACCGCAGCAATTCCGGCGAGACAAGCGGATCCATATCCGCGTCGGGGTTCTGTTATGACCCTTGCCCCGTTTCGGCTTGCGATTGCGGCGGTGTTGTCCGTGCAGCCGTTGTCAACAACGATAATTTCTTGGACTGCGGCTTCGGTTTTTCCGTCAAGAGTCCGTACGGTCTTTGGAATATCGGTGATGACTTTGGCAATGGCGTTTTCCTCATTGAGGACTGGAATGATGACCGAAATCTTTTGTGATGGCATCTACAACCTTGCAGCGGGTTCCTGCACTGTGTCGAGTAGACGTTGGATGACGGTGTCGGAGTCAATACCTTCAGCTTCGGCATGGAAATTGGTTAAGACGCGATGGCGTAGCACCGCAGGTGCGACAGATTTCACGTCTTCACAAGAAGCGTTGTAACGACCTCGTAGGATCGCTCGCGCTTTCGCGCCTAAGATGAGATACTGCCCGGCACGCGGTCCCGCGCCCCATCGGACCCATTGCTGGATGAAATCGGGAACGTCCTCCTCTTTTGGACGGGTTGCGCGCGCAATTTTCACGGCGTATTGCACGACGTTGTCGGCGGCAGGCACACGCCTAACAATTTTATGGAGTGCCACGATCGCCTCACCGGAGAGTGCTGTTTCGAGTTCAGGTTCCTCTGCGCCAGTTGTTGCTGAAACGATGTCCGTCTCCTCTGATTCTGTCGGGTAATCTATGACGATTTTGAACATGAACCGGTCTAACTGCGCTTCTGGAAGTGGGTATGTTCCCTCCTGCTCGATCGGGTTTTGCGTGGCAAGCACAAAGAAGGGTTGTTCCAGATGGAATTCGTTCCCACCGGCGGTGACGTGGTGTTCCTGCATCGCCTCTAAGAGTGCGGCTTGTGTCTTCGGCGGTGTCCGATTGATTTCATCCGCGAGGAGGATGTTCGCGAAGATGGGTCCCTGAATAAATCGGATCGTGCGATGTCCAGTTTTCCGGTCTTCTTCGAGGACATCGGTTCCTGTGATGTCGGCTGGCATTAGGTCGGGGGTGAACTGGATTCGCTTGAATTTGAGATTCAGAATGTCTGCCAAAGTTCTAATCATGAGGGTTTTGGCAAGCCCTGGGACACCCTCTAATAAGCAGTGTCCTCCAGCAAAAAGTGCCATCAACATCTGATTGATAACGTCCTCTTGCCCAACGATTACCTTTTTGAGTTGCTCTAAAATCAGCTCTTGGCTTTTCATCAACTCTTCTATTGCTTGAACTTCTTCTGTTGCTGGCATTTTTTAAATTATGGCCTCCTGGCTGCCCTCCACTACGTTTCGGGCAGGTTTTCGGTCAGTTTCAACGGAGTTTGGAAATCTATGCGGTAAATCTTCAAAACAACTGATGGTTTCCGATAGCCGACGGCTATTGTGTCAATATGAATCGTTTCGGTCCTCGATTTGAGGCGATTCTGACGACCTCTTTGAGATGCTGAATGTTGTCCGGTGTGACCCTCGGGGTCAAGAAACGGATCGTTTGATGCATCTCCGCTTTTCGCTTGGATTGCGAATAGCGGATCTGTATCTCTGCGACCTCGGTATTCAACGTCTGCTCCTCAGGAACGGTATCAATCCGAAAGGGAGCATCCGTGCTGACACTGATCTTGTCCTCAAGCGTTAATGCCTTACCAATGACGGCGGGATACATCCGGCGTTCCTCGCTCAGTAACTCGGCATAAGGGTGCTTGACGATCGGTAATTCAAGGACAAATTGACTGCCGATCGCGTACAAATACTCCTTACATGTCCATGTAACGTCAACCTTCAATTCGCCGTCCAACTTTGAAAGTCCAGAGACTTCGACCGCCGTCACCT
It encodes the following:
- a CDS encoding MoxR family ATPase, with the translated sequence MPATEEVQAIEELMKSQELILEQLKKVIVGQEDVINQMLMALFAGGHCLLEGVPGLAKTLMIRTLADILNLKFKRIQFTPDLMPADITGTDVLEEDRKTGHRTIRFIQGPIFANILLADEINRTPPKTQAALLEAMQEHHVTAGGNEFHLEQPFFVLATQNPIEQEGTYPLPEAQLDRFMFKIVIDYPTESEETDIVSATTGAEEPELETALSGEAIVALHKIVRRVPAADNVVQYAVKIARATRPKEEDVPDFIQQWVRWGAGPRAGQYLILGAKARAILRGRYNASCEDVKSVAPAVLRHRVLTNFHAEAEGIDSDTVIQRLLDTVQEPAARL
- a CDS encoding AAA family ATPase, with protein sequence MRKYFIESLKITNLWGYRDIDLTFNRDVNVLIGPNGSGKTTILNLLHTILSGDLLSILKVSFEHVKIGLRSFKGNSVRTIRFDIGDEFLKLKVGPKEQRFPTNFFFHGKPIPSSLQYFHQRDNVIRNMLSKDLDSELTASVSLIWLPVNRRLPVRENEEERYTRTQDLESVDLRLEELLEELFHYHSRLNAQLSERYKAFEHQVLSIILYSKEFDRLDLTPSLPTEAEKVQLLRAFEASGLLNKQIHNRINEHFAAAEKVVKRIRENPGVFGMEDILVLPLIDRTKTMVEYARKLEEDREKIFAPLRRYEEIVNMFLSSHGETVNSFMNGTFVKVDENGNLKIDSPSSSDLNWHYLSSGEKQILILLTEALLKVDEPVVYIADEPELSLHVTWQEKLLESLVTLGGQKQIIVAMHSPDIVGKFQDKVIELV
- a CDS encoding glycosyltransferase family 2 protein, which produces MPSQKISVIIPVLNEENAIAKVITDIPKTVRTLDGKTEAAVQEIIVVDNGCTDNTAAIASRNGARVITEPRRGYGSACLAGIAAVTTTEPDIVVFLDGDYSDYPTDMPQLLHPILEGNTAFVVGARSADSARDVLLPQARFGNWLACFLIKCLYGVRYTDLGPFRAIRYPQLLALNMQDKTFGWTVEMQLKAAKQGIPVCEIPVRYRKRIGVSKITGTFTGTLKAGYKILTTLIYHRFLA